Proteins from one Salmo salar chromosome ssa07, Ssal_v3.1, whole genome shotgun sequence genomic window:
- the LOC106609244 gene encoding uncharacterized protein yields MEAPDTRTWGSRDIKEGGVREEEERGSLPPQKSAMDELDESDGSEPEPPAVICRKVSFADAFGLDLVYVKEFDSTDPTGAEVADPPDAEVKVKEPDEYFLSSLFTVPSSPEELEQRLQDQKLELESIELLPGTTVLRGIIRVVNLCYNKSLYIRMTLDCWKTSFDLLAEYVPGSSDGTTDRFAFRLTLVPPFEMEGTKVEFCLRYETSVGTFWANNSDMNYVLFCHKKGGRDLIEMEPQLEEVNNWREKRSCLKVNSKMNSAEENPVETTTDAPHSATHRAEGAARKTVDNAEHLLSNLHHEDYHHKHLGDSQRSRRRAARSARVQECFSQREQAARREHISNGLPHNGLEKPPSLPDIRIKPLGDSASSLLRLRQKKQTNDTPQIMTYHQIPLLSLDWGKDKVWAGTPDEDNIWIRTRTTTQLTSDKSEDNLGEQTSVCDLWEAFLNGTDSKDTTSVPESEWLQSATSVCPSIETEDFETSSKVENQQEDDLDSNTRRYTHCAVDELPLGAHNHVMPVVIAKEPLSSSGVTVPRDDKALVYDPSQRSEAIPVTETLQESIPSGAARVVGGSVDSTAQCYKHVEEGRGRKEEPFTPYKAEPVTSSGETETTDMTAMAESQNANTVDRIWQGERQDKTLSSDVEAEVKGNVHKAADDTVTFRETVREKTEDKTNTQSYGVEEGFTQAYKEDELFRPNQPEEKEFTQDLTEEDLHKQSQAVEDEFRINRREKMYLELNLTEFEEFRPSRTYEDEFRLNQTEKEESCLKQTHKEELSPNKSDEVGIRPFNTVEDELKPNQSEAEKFRSNQKDKEESRLNQTFDDEFSWNQTEVEELRPNKIEMEEEFSPSHQGEEDDRRSDTDKELRLNHKDEEIDRENRTFAEKFRPNQTPNEEFRSNELEEFRLSQFDEEQRDRENLEEVVEFRSNQTHEEGFWSNKTQEEDIYQSLNEEELYRDIDMDEESSTHNLTEPEVYREKTTGEVEKTENVMPEMSRKRDTGQTHDEIRFKTPVKEQVEDLTDDTANTRNESEDVSREKEEEHEVTMENVECPRQDEDGKSSEGSKELIMEDDKESFEKEVELGEDEDEYFREQKGLNEEMLEEVLYLQSVDNSPLAEQDNEKEEKLSDVPEVVQNVPIHQTKRLTKKVVTDIDSEVDSLMKARTVPNLTFTPRQGLSQTTPSSIAEPSMGDVPLSNRGTTVSYHSSSLSTRFNTVVSEGSESGFSKGSTQNPSSLGEDQETLSSRTSPPPSEKVEDAASTVSAWLRVFFSLSSATRALVYALLVAVFVFTTLVYNFPVCFGLYLFSLYWWCCVADRQRVTGTDRIDGER; encoded by the exons ATGGAGGCTCCAGACACCAGAACCTGGGGCAGCAGGGATATTAAagaggggggagtgagggaggaagaggagcgaGGAAGCCTCCCCCCACAGAAAAGCGCCATGGACGAGTTGGACGAGTCAGATGGTTCGGAGCCCGAGCCCCCGGCCGTCATCTGTAGGAAGGTGTCCTTTGCTGACGCCTTCGGTCTAGATCTGGTGTACGTCAAGGAGTTTGACAGTACAGACCCGACGGGGGCAGAGGTCGCTGACCCCCCAGACGCCGAGGTCAAAGTTAAAGAACCGGACGAGTATTTCCTGTCATCTTTGTTTACCGTGCCCTCGTCTCCGGAGGAACTCGAACAGAGACTCCAGGATCAGAAGCTGGAGCTGGAGAGCATTGAGTTACTTCCTGGCACCACCGTGCTCAGGGGTATTATCAGGGTGGTGAACCTGTGCTACAATAAATCCCTTTATATCCGGATGACTCTGGATTGCTGGAAGACCAGCTTTGACCTGCTGGCTGAGTATGTCCCGGGCTCCAGCGATGGAACAACGGACAGGTTTGCGTTCAGGCTTACCCTTGTGCCTCCCTTTGAGATGGAGGGCACCAAAGTGGAGTTCTGCCTCAGATACGAGACATCGGTGGGAACTTTTTGGGCAAACAACAGTGACATGAACTATGTGCTGTTCTGCCACAAaaagggaggcagagacctgatagaGATGGAGCCTCAGCTAGAGGAAGTAAATaactggagagagaagagaagctgTCTGAAAGTCAACAG TAAGATGAACAGCGCTGAGGAGAACCCCGTGGAGACCACTACAGATGCTCCAC ATTCAGCCACACATAGAGCAGAGGGGGCTGCCAGGAAAACAGTGGACAACGCAGAGCATCTGCTCTCTAATTTGCATCATGAGGATTACCATCACAAACATTTG GGGGATAGTCAGAGGAGCAGACGAAGGGCGGCCCGTTCAGCACGAGTGCAGGAATGCTTTTCTCAGCGAGAGCAGGCGGCAAGACGGGAACACATTTCCAATGGGCTACCACATAATGGACTGGAGAAACCACCTTCACTGCCTGACATCAGAATCAAACCCCTAGGGGACAGCGCCTCCAGTCTCCTACGATTACGCCAGAAGAAACAAACCAATGATACCCCTCAAATAATGACATACCACCAGATACCCCTACTATCCCTGGACTGGGGCAAAGATAAAGTGTGGGCGGGGACTCCAGATGAGGATAACATCTGGATTAGAACGAGGACCACAACTCAGCTCACATCAGACAAGTCAGAGGACAATCTGGGAGAACAAACCTCTGTTTGTGATCTGTGGGAAGCCTTTCTCAATGGCACAGACTCCAAAGATACCACCAGTGTGCCAGAGTCTGAATGGCTACAGTCGGCAACTTCAGTTTGCCCGTCAATTGAAACGGAGGATTTTGAGACTTCCTCAAAAGTTGAGAACCAACAGGAGGATGACTTGGACTCAAATACACGAAGATACACACACTGTGCAGTAGATGAACTGCCGTTGGGGGCTCACAATCATGTGATGCCTGTGGTCATTGCCAAGGAGCCACTGTCAAGCTCGGGTGTCACCGTCCCCAGAGACGACAAAGCGTTGGTTTATGATCCTTCCCAAAGGTCAGAGGCTATCCCTGTAACAGAAACTCTACAGGAATCCATTCCCTCGGGCGCTGCAAGGGTGGTCGGGGGCTCTGTTGACAGCACGGCTCAGTGCTACAAGcatgtggaggaggggagaggaagaaaaGAGGAGCCTTTCACACCATATAAAGCAGAGCCGGTAACAAGCTCTGGGGAGACCGAGACAACAGATATGACAGCAATGGCAGAATCTCAGAATGCCAATACAGTAGATAGAATCTGGCAGGGAGAAAGGCAAGACAAGACGCTTTCTTCCGATGTGGAAGCAGAGGTTAAAGGCAATGTGCACAAAGCAGCTGATGATACTGTGACATTTAGGGAGACAGTCAGAGAAAAGACAGAGgataaaacaaacacacagagctatGGAGTGGAGGAGGGATTTACACAGGCCTACAAAGAGGATGAGCTATTCAGGCCGAAccaaccagaggaaaaagaatTCACACAAGACCTTACAGAAGAAGATTTGCATAAACAGAGTCAAGCAGTGGAAGATGAATTCAGAATTAACCGAAGAGAGAAAATGTATTTAGAACTGAACCtaacagagtttgaagaattcaGGCCGAGTCGAACATATGAAGATGAATTCAGGCTCAATCAAacagaaaaagaagaatcatgcctgaaacaaacacacaaagagGAACTCAGTCCAAACAAATCAGACGAAGTTGGAATCAGACCATTTAATACAGTGGAAGATGAATTAAAACCAAATCAATCAGAGGCAGAGAAATTCAGATCAAATCAAAAAGATAAAGAGGAATCTAGACTGAACCAAACATTCGATGATGAATTCAGCTGGAACCAAACTGAGGTAGAGGAATTAAGACCGAACAAAATTGAGATGGAAGAGGAATTCTCCCCAAGTCATCAAGGCGAAGAAGATGACAGACGGAGCGATACAGACAAAGAATTGCGCCTGAATCATAAAGAtgaagagatagacagagagaaccgGACATTTGCTGAAAAATTCAGACCGAACCAAACACCCAATGAAGAATTCAGATCAAACGAATTAGAGGAATTCAGACTGAGTCAGTTTGAtgaagaacagagagacagagagaacctagAAGAGGTTGTAGAATTCAGATCCAACCAAACACACGAAGAGGGATTCTGGTCCAATAAAACGCAAGAAGAAGATATCTATCAGAGCTTAAATGAAGAGGAGCTATACAGAGACATTGATATGGATGAAGAATCATCAACACACAACCTAACAGAGCCTGAAGTATATAGGGAAAAGACCACAGGAGAAGTGGAAAAGACCGAAAATGTCATGCCCGAAATGtccagaaagagagacacaggacagacacatgATGAAATCCGTTTCAAAACTCCAGTAAAGGAGCAAGTTGAGGACTTAACGGACGATACAGCAAACACTCGAAATGAGAGTGAGGACGTGTCAAGAGAAAAGGAAGAAGAGCATGAGGTGACAATGGAAAACGTTGAATGCCCAAGACAAGATGAAGATGGAAAGTCGTCAGAAGGGTCAAAAGAACTTATTATGGAGGATGATAAAGAATCATTTGAAAAAGAAGTCGAGTTAGGTGAAGATGAAGATGAATATTTCAGAGAACAGAAAGGTTTGAATGAGGAAATGTTAGAAGAGGTGTTATATTTGCAGTCGGTTGATAATAGTCCTTTAGCCGAACAAGACAATGAGAAGGAGGAGAAACTGTCAGATGTGCCTGAAGTCGTTCAAAATGTGCCGATCCATCAGACAAAACGTCTCACTAAGAAAGTGGTGACAGACATAGACTCCGAGGTAGATTCTCTCATGAAGGCACGTACAGTTCCCAATTTGACCTTTACACCGAGACAAGGCCTTAGCCAAACTACACCCAGTAGCATTGCAGAGCCCTCTATGGGAGATGTACCTCTTTCAAACAGAGGTACAACTGTCTCCTATCATTCATCGTCTCTAAGCACAAGATTTAACACAGTGGTCAGTGAAGGGAGTGAGTCAGGATTCAGTAAGGGGTCAACCCAAAACCCATCGTCATTAGGGGAGGATCAGGAGACCCTCAGCAGCCGTACGAGCCCTCCTCCCTCTGAGAAAGTGGAGGATGCTGCCAGCACCGTCTCGGCATGGTTGAGGGTGTTCTTTTCTCTCAGTAGCGCAACCAGAGCACTGGTCTATGCCCTTTTGGTTGCAGTGTTTGTCTTTACCACTCTTGTGTATAATTTCCCAGTGTGCTTTGGTCTCTACTTGTTTTCACTATATTGGTGGTGCTGTGTGGCAGATAGGCAACGTGTGACAGGGACTGAcagaatagatggagagaggtga